A window from Tenacibaculum singaporense encodes these proteins:
- a CDS encoding ZIP family metal transporter — translation MDLFNQLVSFGKEHPIQAALYASLFTWGLTALGAALVFFFKKMNRAVLDGMLGFTGGVMVAASFWSLLSPAIDNSPGEGFVKVFPSAIGFALGALALFGMDKWLPHLHINFKENEAEGMKTNWHKTTLLVLAITLHNIPEGLAVGVLFGAASTMVGVEQTEMIIAAISLAIGIGIQNFPEGFAVAMPLRRQGVSRFRSFWYGQLSAIVEPMAAVLGAVAVSFFTPILPYALAFAAGAMIFVVVEEVIPETQRDKYTDIATLGFIGGFIVMMSLDVGLG, via the coding sequence ATGGATTTATTTAATCAATTAGTAAGTTTTGGTAAAGAACACCCAATTCAAGCAGCACTGTATGCTTCGTTATTCACTTGGGGTTTAACAGCTTTAGGGGCAGCATTAGTATTCTTCTTTAAAAAAATGAATCGGGCTGTTTTAGATGGTATGCTTGGTTTTACAGGAGGAGTAATGGTTGCGGCAAGTTTTTGGAGTTTGTTGTCGCCAGCAATTGATAACAGTCCAGGAGAAGGGTTTGTAAAAGTGTTTCCTTCGGCAATTGGGTTTGCTTTAGGGGCTTTAGCTTTGTTTGGAATGGACAAATGGTTGCCACATTTACATATAAACTTCAAAGAGAATGAAGCAGAGGGTATGAAAACAAATTGGCATAAAACTACTCTGTTGGTTTTGGCAATAACTCTACATAATATTCCTGAAGGTTTGGCTGTAGGTGTTTTGTTTGGGGCAGCTTCAACAATGGTTGGGGTAGAGCAAACCGAAATGATTATCGCAGCTATTTCATTAGCTATTGGTATTGGAATTCAAAATTTCCCAGAAGGATTCGCAGTTGCTATGCCATTAAGAAGACAAGGAGTAAGTCGTTTTAGAAGTTTTTGGTATGGACAATTATCTGCTATCGTTGAGCCTATGGCAGCAGTTTTAGGTGCAGTAGCGGTATCATTTTTTACACCAATTTTGCCATATGCACTTGCTTTTGCTGCGGGAGCAATGATTTTTGTAGTAGTTGAAGAAGTAATTCCAGAAACACAACGTGATAAATATACCGATATAGCCACTTTAGGTTTTATAGGTGGGTTTATAGTAATGATGTCGTTAGATGTTGGTTTAGGCTAG
- a CDS encoding metal-dependent transcriptional regulator, which translates to MFSQSEENYIKTMYHLAADYKKGISTNAIAKRLDTKASSVTDMVKKLSEKNVVSYKKYQGVTLTDFGKKIAANIVRKHRLWEVFLVKKLNFSWDEVHEVAEQLEHIKSPKLINELDAFLDYPKRDPHGDPIPDKEGNLQIIEKSLLSTLNKNEVGVCVGVDDSSSEFLRFLDKQEIALGKQIKVVEKEPFDGSLVIEMDGKTLTVSNKIASNLYIQKTTLSK; encoded by the coding sequence ATGTTTAGTCAATCTGAAGAAAACTATATAAAAACAATGTATCATTTAGCTGCTGATTACAAAAAAGGAATTAGCACGAATGCGATTGCAAAAAGGTTAGATACAAAAGCTTCTTCAGTAACTGATATGGTTAAAAAATTATCAGAAAAAAACGTAGTTAGCTATAAAAAATACCAAGGAGTAACATTAACTGATTTTGGAAAGAAAATAGCAGCAAATATTGTTCGTAAACATAGATTGTGGGAAGTTTTCTTGGTAAAGAAACTTAATTTTTCTTGGGATGAAGTGCATGAAGTAGCAGAACAGTTAGAACATATTAAATCACCAAAGTTAATTAACGAATTAGATGCTTTTTTAGATTATCCAAAAAGAGATCCGCATGGAGACCCCATTCCAGACAAAGAAGGAAACTTGCAAATAATAGAAAAAAGTTTGTTGTCTACTTTAAATAAAAATGAAGTTGGAGTTTGTGTTGGTGTAGATGATAGTTCTTCGGAGTTTTTACGTTTTTTAGATAAACAAGAAATTGCATTAGGGAAGCAAATAAAAGTCGTAGAAAAGGAGCCTTTTGATGGGTCTTTAGTTATAGAAATGGATGGGAAAACTCTTACAGTATCCAATAAAATAGCAAGTAACTTATATATTCAAAAAACTACATTAAGCAAATAA
- a CDS encoding TonB-dependent receptor, producing MKNHITLVIILLSTIVSGQTIKGKVTSSSGETIPFANVFIKGTENGTTTDESGNYTLKTTKNKFVLVASSIGFLSERKTITINSNEEKTVNFILTETAEILDQVTVTGTRTDKRRTNSPVIVNVINSQTLSDVQACNLSEGLKFQTGLRVETDCQTCNYTQLRMNGLAGGYSQILINGRPIFSPLTGLYGLEQVPTNMIERIEVVRGGGSALYGSSAIGGTVNVITKIPKKNNYSIGYTYQNIKGVSDHIIAGNATIVNEDRNAGASFFINNRKRDLYDANGDNFSELPELKNNSFGTNLFFLPTDNQKIEVNFSKMNEYRYGGEMVDKAPHFALQSEERVHDVYVGNIDYQINFNDDKSSIISYLATQYTDREHYTGIRPDINTPEDTEHLAKPPYGNSTTTTFQGGLQFNHKLEKFLGGNNVLTLGGEFVQDDVFDVIEAYEYKVDQLTQNLGFFFQSDWEINKQLNLLTGIRYDNHKLNALKQDGTEKTIVNNVASPRVSLLYKPFENTQIRGTWGTGFRAPQAFDTDLHIAFAGGGISRVLLADDLKRERSNSYTLSFNYDKPTEHYIYGFTFESFYTNLKDAFYLESIGEDEFGEVFEKRNGDGAVVKGITLETRLNYDGILQLDAGFTYQSSKYNSAVNNSDKLPLKKEFLRTPNTYGYATATYTPNQKFKTALNLVYTGSMEVLHLASPQNLTEDEYFSSPSFFNLGINASYTFNLEKLNTNLEFTTGIKNIFDEYQSKFDISKERDSNFIYGPATPRTFVFGIKFTNN from the coding sequence ATGAAAAATCATATTACCTTAGTAATTATATTATTATCAACTATTGTAAGCGGACAAACAATTAAAGGGAAAGTCACTTCATCTTCAGGAGAAACTATACCTTTCGCTAATGTATTTATAAAGGGAACAGAAAACGGAACAACTACAGATGAATCTGGAAACTACACATTAAAAACAACTAAAAACAAATTTGTTTTAGTTGCTTCATCTATTGGTTTTTTATCAGAAAGAAAGACTATTACAATAAACTCTAACGAAGAGAAAACTGTAAATTTCATACTAACTGAAACTGCAGAAATTCTAGATCAAGTTACTGTTACTGGCACACGTACTGATAAACGCAGAACTAACAGCCCAGTTATAGTTAATGTTATCAATAGCCAAACCTTATCAGATGTACAAGCTTGTAACTTATCTGAAGGATTAAAATTCCAAACTGGTTTACGTGTAGAAACAGATTGCCAAACTTGTAACTATACCCAACTTCGTATGAATGGTTTAGCTGGCGGATATTCACAAATTTTAATTAATGGTCGCCCTATTTTTAGTCCGTTAACTGGATTATATGGTCTAGAACAAGTACCTACTAATATGATTGAACGTATAGAAGTAGTCCGCGGTGGTGGCTCTGCCTTATATGGTTCAAGTGCCATAGGAGGAACTGTAAATGTAATTACAAAAATTCCGAAGAAAAATAATTACAGCATTGGTTATACTTATCAAAATATCAAAGGAGTTTCAGATCACATAATTGCTGGAAATGCTACAATAGTAAATGAAGACAGAAATGCTGGCGCTTCGTTTTTTATCAATAATAGAAAAAGAGACCTGTATGATGCTAATGGTGATAATTTTTCTGAATTACCTGAATTGAAAAATAATTCATTTGGAACTAATTTATTCTTCCTTCCAACAGATAATCAAAAAATAGAGGTTAACTTTAGTAAAATGAATGAATATCGTTATGGTGGTGAAATGGTAGACAAAGCTCCTCATTTTGCGCTACAATCAGAAGAACGTGTGCATGATGTTTATGTAGGAAATATTGATTATCAAATTAATTTTAATGATGACAAAAGCTCTATAATTTCCTATTTAGCTACACAATATACCGATAGAGAACACTACACAGGAATTCGCCCTGACATAAACACTCCTGAAGACACAGAACATTTAGCTAAACCACCATATGGTAACTCTACGACAACGACTTTTCAAGGAGGTTTACAATTCAATCATAAATTAGAGAAATTTTTAGGAGGAAATAATGTACTGACTTTAGGCGGTGAATTTGTACAAGATGATGTTTTTGATGTTATAGAAGCATACGAGTACAAAGTAGATCAATTAACTCAAAACTTAGGATTCTTTTTCCAAAGCGACTGGGAAATCAACAAGCAATTAAATTTACTAACAGGTATTCGCTACGACAACCATAAATTAAACGCTTTAAAGCAAGACGGAACAGAAAAAACTATTGTAAACAACGTGGCTAGTCCACGAGTATCTTTACTATACAAGCCTTTTGAAAACACACAAATTAGAGGAACTTGGGGAACAGGTTTTAGAGCTCCACAAGCTTTTGACACCGATTTACACATAGCTTTTGCTGGTGGTGGAATTTCTCGAGTATTATTAGCAGATGATTTAAAAAGGGAACGCTCTAACAGCTACACACTTTCATTCAACTACGACAAACCTACCGAGCATTATATTTACGGATTTACTTTTGAGAGTTTTTACACTAACTTAAAAGATGCTTTTTATTTAGAGTCTATTGGAGAAGATGAGTTTGGTGAAGTTTTTGAAAAAAGGAATGGTGATGGCGCCGTAGTAAAAGGAATTACTTTAGAAACACGATTAAACTACGATGGAATTCTACAGCTAGATGCTGGTTTCACCTACCAATCTAGTAAATACAACTCAGCTGTCAACAACTCAGACAAACTACCCTTAAAGAAAGAATTTTTACGTACACCAAACACTTACGGATATGCTACTGCGACTTATACTCCAAACCAAAAATTTAAAACAGCTTTAAATTTAGTATATACTGGAAGTATGGAAGTACTACATTTAGCTTCTCCCCAAAATTTAACAGAAGACGAGTACTTTAGTTCTCCTTCTTTTTTTAATTTAGGGATTAACGCTAGCTATACATTTAATTTAGAAAAACTAAACACGAACCTAGAATTTACTACCGGAATCAAAAATATTTTTGATGAATACCAGTCAAAGTTTGATATAAGTAAAGAGCGTGACAGCAATTTCATTTACGGTCCTGCTACACCAAGAACTTTTGTTTTTGGTATAAAGTTTACAAACAATTAA
- a CDS encoding TonB-dependent receptor, translating to MKKILFIAFLSLCNLAFSQSKGTVNGTVTDKEMSGEALPFANVFIKGTSIGGTTDMDGKYTLSVPAGNQTIVFSFVGYQTIEKQIVIKENETLIVNQELGANEGVALDEVKINATVSREKETALLLEQRKATVIKESIGAQELSKKGVSDAAAATTKISGVNKSEGSGDIYIRGLGDRYLSTTMNGLPIPSDDVSNKNVNLSLFNTNVIQNVGISKTYATSSYADQASGNVDIASKEYTKDMFSIGISGGVNTNAIEVDNFRRTTISDDVTFGFHQKKFALQNQMTLQGWDTKKGETPINYGISLSGAKRFNLFNKEWKILASASHSKSSEYRNGLFKAYRSNVLNNSFTDVENFIAKTNSTGYIRVDLKLNDNNKLKYNTLFVNKGEDGLYEQGRNGEGYVFDQDPQEDGAFVRDQNFKQTTMFVNQLMGEHKWNKNNELNWAAGYNFVLAEEPNRIRNEVNILDINSSPLIQFAHVGDYQQRKSSQKIEDTEYNAFIENHWSLGNVADEYEEKPYKLNYGLNFRKKERSFNSLFIGFRAKDFTAPSVDQISETLQQGTNAGLILREQQPDLYQGELLVLAAYTNFDFKFDNKLSGNIGLRFERDEIDMAWNVANRPGRFGSTNRVYESLYPSVNLKYELNDRNFIRFASSVTQTLPEFKELSPFEYVSPTGRVIGGNEDLEKSDVYNVDLKWEFFPSRSQLVSATAFYKQINNPINLTQDQGSSGYFKFFNTGEQADIIGFEVEGKLDLLKNEDEETVLNATANLTKMWFNQDLSPRYQFKGKSESELQGASDFIVNGSLSYSNNKENEFIATLTGNYASDKIYALGAPEDFDNSATLYNDEIIEKGFVTLDLVLSKQIFKGFTAKLVGKNLLDPKIEQTQLVRDLNTLIETNETVLSYKKGRQVSLSLNYTF from the coding sequence ATGAAAAAAATATTATTTATAGCTTTTTTAAGCTTATGTAATCTAGCATTTTCTCAAAGCAAAGGTACTGTTAATGGTACAGTTACTGACAAAGAAATGAGCGGAGAGGCGTTACCTTTTGCGAATGTCTTTATTAAAGGAACTTCTATCGGGGGGACAACCGATATGGACGGTAAGTACACACTTAGTGTGCCTGCTGGAAACCAAACCATTGTGTTTAGTTTCGTTGGTTATCAAACTATTGAAAAACAAATAGTAATAAAAGAAAACGAAACACTTATAGTAAACCAAGAATTAGGCGCTAATGAAGGGGTAGCATTAGACGAGGTTAAAATTAACGCAACTGTTAGTAGAGAAAAAGAAACTGCTTTACTATTAGAACAAAGAAAAGCTACAGTAATTAAAGAAAGTATTGGAGCCCAAGAACTATCTAAAAAAGGAGTTTCTGATGCTGCTGCTGCGACTACAAAAATTTCAGGTGTTAATAAAAGTGAAGGCTCAGGTGATATATACATTCGTGGTTTAGGTGACAGATATTTATCTACTACTATGAATGGATTACCAATTCCTTCAGACGACGTAAGTAATAAAAATGTTAATTTAAGTTTATTCAACACTAATGTTATACAAAACGTAGGTATTAGTAAAACATACGCTACCTCAAGTTATGCTGACCAAGCATCAGGAAATGTAGATATTGCTTCTAAAGAATACACAAAAGATATGTTTTCTATAGGTATCAGTGGAGGTGTTAACACAAACGCTATTGAAGTCGACAATTTCAGAAGAACTACCATTAGTGATGATGTAACTTTTGGATTTCACCAAAAGAAATTTGCTCTTCAAAACCAAATGACTCTACAAGGATGGGATACTAAAAAAGGGGAAACTCCAATTAATTATGGAATTTCATTATCAGGAGCCAAAAGATTCAATTTATTTAATAAAGAATGGAAAATATTAGCTTCTGCTTCACATTCTAAATCATCTGAATATAGAAATGGTTTATTTAAAGCATACAGATCTAACGTATTAAACAACTCGTTTACTGATGTTGAAAACTTCATTGCTAAAACAAACTCTACTGGTTATATAAGAGTTGATTTAAAATTAAACGACAACAATAAACTAAAGTACAACACTTTATTTGTGAACAAAGGTGAAGATGGATTATATGAACAAGGTAGAAATGGAGAAGGATATGTGTTTGATCAAGACCCACAAGAAGATGGAGCTTTTGTAAGAGATCAAAACTTTAAACAAACCACTATGTTTGTTAACCAATTAATGGGAGAACACAAGTGGAATAAAAACAATGAATTAAACTGGGCTGCTGGTTATAATTTTGTTTTGGCAGAAGAGCCAAACCGTATTAGAAATGAAGTAAACATTTTAGATATTAATTCTAGTCCATTAATTCAATTCGCTCATGTTGGAGATTACCAACAAAGAAAATCTTCTCAAAAAATTGAAGATACTGAATACAATGCTTTTATTGAAAATCACTGGTCTTTAGGTAATGTTGCTGATGAATACGAAGAAAAACCTTATAAATTAAACTACGGATTAAACTTCCGTAAGAAAGAAAGATCTTTTAACTCTTTATTTATTGGATTTAGAGCAAAGGATTTTACAGCTCCTTCTGTTGATCAAATTTCAGAAACATTACAACAAGGAACGAACGCTGGTTTAATTTTAAGAGAACAACAACCAGATTTATACCAAGGTGAGTTGTTGGTTTTAGCTGCTTATACCAACTTTGACTTCAAATTCGACAACAAATTATCTGGTAATATCGGTTTGCGTTTTGAGAGAGATGAAATTGACATGGCTTGGAATGTAGCTAACCGTCCTGGTAGATTTGGATCAACTAATAGAGTTTACGAAAGCTTATATCCTAGTGTAAACTTAAAATATGAATTAAACGACAGAAACTTTATCCGTTTTGCATCAAGTGTAACTCAAACGTTACCTGAATTTAAAGAATTATCTCCTTTCGAATACGTTTCTCCAACTGGTCGTGTTATTGGGGGTAACGAAGATTTAGAAAAATCCGACGTATATAATGTTGATTTAAAATGGGAGTTTTTCCCTAGCAGAAGCCAATTAGTTTCAGCTACCGCTTTTTACAAACAAATCAACAACCCTATAAACTTAACACAAGATCAAGGTTCATCAGGTTACTTTAAATTCTTCAATACAGGTGAACAAGCTGATATTATAGGTTTCGAAGTTGAAGGTAAATTAGATCTTTTAAAGAATGAAGACGAAGAAACTGTATTAAATGCTACAGCTAACTTAACTAAGATGTGGTTTAATCAAGATTTATCTCCTAGATACCAATTTAAAGGAAAATCAGAATCTGAATTACAAGGAGCTTCAGACTTTATTGTTAATGGTTCTTTAAGTTATTCTAACAATAAAGAAAATGAATTTATCGCTACTTTAACAGGTAACTACGCTTCTGATAAGATTTATGCATTGGGTGCTCCTGAAGATTTTGATAATAGCGCTACCCTATATAATGATGAAATTATTGAAAAAGGTTTTGTAACTCTAGATCTTGTATTAAGCAAACAAATTTTTAAAGGATTTACTGCAAAGTTAGTTGGTAAAAACTTATTAGATCCAAAAATTGAACAAACTCA